From a single Rhodococcus qingshengii JCM 15477 genomic region:
- a CDS encoding HypC/HybG/HupF family hydrogenase formation chaperone: MCLAVPGRIESLEERDGTTMSVVNFGGVRKEVCLEYIPGAQVGEYVVVHVGFAIQRLDEESARSTLAEFEHLGVLEEEFGDGFERAARAAGIEPKETES; encoded by the coding sequence ATGTGCCTAGCCGTACCGGGACGTATCGAGTCCCTGGAGGAACGCGACGGAACGACGATGTCGGTGGTGAACTTCGGTGGCGTCCGAAAAGAAGTGTGTCTCGAGTACATTCCGGGCGCCCAAGTCGGCGAGTACGTCGTGGTGCACGTCGGATTTGCCATCCAGCGACTCGACGAGGAATCCGCTCGCAGCACGCTGGCGGAATTCGAGCACCTCGGCGTACTGGAAGAGGAATTCGGTGACGGGTTCGAAAGGGCTGCCCGGGCCGCGGGGATCGAACCGAAGGAGACGGAATCATGA